A stretch of the Siniperca chuatsi isolate FFG_IHB_CAS linkage group LG24, ASM2008510v1, whole genome shotgun sequence genome encodes the following:
- the LOC122871927 gene encoding gastrula zinc finger protein XlCGF57.1-like isoform X2 yields the protein MFKIQNEEELCGQRKLLDAVFQPEVRLHRADVQMLLVRKEEDPPEQQDWSPSLDQEDPPEPPHIKEEQEELWISQEGEQLRGLEEADITKFTFTPVPVKSEEEDEEKPQSSQLHQRLTEQMKTEADGEDCGGPEPARNSDPATDDKTSDSSEPETDDSCDWEETREPQSGLNPLQTNNGCNTGEKSFSCSERGKQFSQKEHLTDHTGEKGYSCSVCGRGFTRLYRLKNHQCVGHQSSQHHQSQTEENRDAEHLKKESDGEDCGGPEPARNSDPGRHLQPATYDETSDSSEPETDDSCDWGETREPQSGLNRLKNNEVPVSDQECNTGKTSSSSSECATSFGHEEHLQEQDGKQTGEKPFSCSVCGKRYSWKTSLITHMRLHSEGKRFSCSVCEKLFQRRGDFVRHMRVHTGEKPFSCSLCGRRFTHSSHLTTHLRVHTGEKPFTCSICKACFSFRSNLSTHMRMHTGEKPFSCSVCGKRYPGKNSLNTHMRLHSEGKRFSCSVCKKTFPWRAEAVVHMRIHTGEKPFSCSVCGKRFAQSSNLTSHLRVHTGEKPFTCSICKASFSLRSNLSKHMRIHTGEKPFRCSVCDKSFKLLHTLKNHKCAGESSESK from the exons atgtttaaaatccaGAACGAGGAGGAACTTTGTGGACAACGCAAACTActggacgctgttttccagcctgaagtccggctgcacagagcag ACGTCCAGATGCTGTTGGTAAGGAAAGAAGAGGATCCCCctgagcagcaggactggagccccagtctggaccaggagGACCCACCAGAGCCCCCACAtattaaagaggaacaggaggaactctGGATCAgccaggagggagagcagcttcgagggctggaggaggccgataTCACCAAGTTCACATTCACTCCTgtccctgtgaagagtgaagaagaagatgaagagaaacctcagtcctcacagcttcatcaaagactcactgaacagatgaaaacagaagctgatggagaggactgtggaggaccagaaccagccaggaactcagaTCCAGCTACTGATGACAAGACGTCAGACTCGTCTGaacctgagactgatgacagttgtgacTGGGAGGAGACCAGAgaacctcagtcaggtttaaacccTCTGCAAACTAACAATGGATGTAACACTGGTGAGAAATCATTTAGCTGCTCTGAGCGCGGTAAACAATTCAGCCAAAAGGAACATCTTACAGACCACACGGGGGAGAAAGGATacagctgcagtgtttgtggCAGAGGATTCACTCGGCTTTATCGGCTTAAAAACCATCAGTGTGTTGGTCATCAGTCCTCACAACATCATCAAAGCCAAACTGAAGAGAACAGAGATGCAGAGCATTTGAAAAAAGAAtctgatggagaggactgtggaggaccagaaccagccaggaactcagaTCCAGGTAGACATTTACAACCAGCTACTTATGATGAGACATCCGACTCCTCTGaacctgagactgatgacagttgtgattGGGGGGAGACCAGGgaacctcagtcaggtttaaaccgTCTGAAAAACAATGAAGTACCTGTAAGTGATCAGGAATGTAATACTGGAAAAACATCAAGTAGCTCCTCTGAATGTGCTACAAGCTTTGGCCACGAGGAACATCTGCAGGAACAAGatggaaaacaaacaggagagaaaccatttagttgttcagtttgtggtaaaagatACTCCTGGAAGACCTCCTTAATAACTCATATGAGACTTCATTCAGAAGGAAAACGTTTCAGCTGTTCGGTTTGTGAAAAATTGTTTCAACGGAGAGGAGATTTTGTGAGGCACATGAGAGtccacactggagagaaacccTTCAGTTGTTCTCTCTGTGGTAGAAGATTCACCCACAGTTCACATTTGACCACACATTTAAGAGttcatacaggagaaaaacctTTCACATGCTCAATTTGTAAAGcatgtttcagtttcagaagCAATTTGTCCACACACATGAGAATGCATACtggggagaaaccatttagttgttcagtttgtggtaaaagatACCCCGGGAAGAACTCCTTAAATACTCATATGAGACTTCATTCAGAAGGAAAACgtttcagctgctcagtttgtaaaaaaacatttccatggAGAGCAGAAGCTGTGGtgcacatgagaatccacacaggggagaaacccttcagttgttctgtctgtggtaaaaGATTCGCACAAAGCTCAAATTTGACCTCACATTTACGAGttcatacaggagaaaaacctTTCACATGCTCAATTTGTAAAGCAAGTTTCAGTCTCAGAAGCAATTTGTCCaaacacatgagaatccacactgGGGAGAAACCGTTTAGGTGTTCAGTTTGTGATAAAAGTTTCAAACTGCTTCATACATTAAAAAACCATAAGTGTGCTGGTGAGAGCAGCgaaagtaaatga
- the LOC122871927 gene encoding gastrula zinc finger protein XlCGF57.1-like isoform X1: MRYSRSEPAEPVCLDKPVEADFSFDRDKMFKIQNEEELCGQRKLLDAVFQPEVRLHRADVQMLLVRKEEDPPEQQDWSPSLDQEDPPEPPHIKEEQEELWISQEGEQLRGLEEADITKFTFTPVPVKSEEEDEEKPQSSQLHQRLTEQMKTEADGEDCGGPEPARNSDPATDDKTSDSSEPETDDSCDWEETREPQSGLNPLQTNNGCNTGEKSFSCSERGKQFSQKEHLTDHTGEKGYSCSVCGRGFTRLYRLKNHQCVGHQSSQHHQSQTEENRDAEHLKKESDGEDCGGPEPARNSDPGRHLQPATYDETSDSSEPETDDSCDWGETREPQSGLNRLKNNEVPVSDQECNTGKTSSSSSECATSFGHEEHLQEQDGKQTGEKPFSCSVCGKRYSWKTSLITHMRLHSEGKRFSCSVCEKLFQRRGDFVRHMRVHTGEKPFSCSLCGRRFTHSSHLTTHLRVHTGEKPFTCSICKACFSFRSNLSTHMRMHTGEKPFSCSVCGKRYPGKNSLNTHMRLHSEGKRFSCSVCKKTFPWRAEAVVHMRIHTGEKPFSCSVCGKRFAQSSNLTSHLRVHTGEKPFTCSICKASFSLRSNLSKHMRIHTGEKPFRCSVCDKSFKLLHTLKNHKCAGESSESK, encoded by the exons TAGCTTCGATAGagac aaaatgtttaaaatccaGAACGAGGAGGAACTTTGTGGACAACGCAAACTActggacgctgttttccagcctgaagtccggctgcacagagcag ACGTCCAGATGCTGTTGGTAAGGAAAGAAGAGGATCCCCctgagcagcaggactggagccccagtctggaccaggagGACCCACCAGAGCCCCCACAtattaaagaggaacaggaggaactctGGATCAgccaggagggagagcagcttcgagggctggaggaggccgataTCACCAAGTTCACATTCACTCCTgtccctgtgaagagtgaagaagaagatgaagagaaacctcagtcctcacagcttcatcaaagactcactgaacagatgaaaacagaagctgatggagaggactgtggaggaccagaaccagccaggaactcagaTCCAGCTACTGATGACAAGACGTCAGACTCGTCTGaacctgagactgatgacagttgtgacTGGGAGGAGACCAGAgaacctcagtcaggtttaaacccTCTGCAAACTAACAATGGATGTAACACTGGTGAGAAATCATTTAGCTGCTCTGAGCGCGGTAAACAATTCAGCCAAAAGGAACATCTTACAGACCACACGGGGGAGAAAGGATacagctgcagtgtttgtggCAGAGGATTCACTCGGCTTTATCGGCTTAAAAACCATCAGTGTGTTGGTCATCAGTCCTCACAACATCATCAAAGCCAAACTGAAGAGAACAGAGATGCAGAGCATTTGAAAAAAGAAtctgatggagaggactgtggaggaccagaaccagccaggaactcagaTCCAGGTAGACATTTACAACCAGCTACTTATGATGAGACATCCGACTCCTCTGaacctgagactgatgacagttgtgattGGGGGGAGACCAGGgaacctcagtcaggtttaaaccgTCTGAAAAACAATGAAGTACCTGTAAGTGATCAGGAATGTAATACTGGAAAAACATCAAGTAGCTCCTCTGAATGTGCTACAAGCTTTGGCCACGAGGAACATCTGCAGGAACAAGatggaaaacaaacaggagagaaaccatttagttgttcagtttgtggtaaaagatACTCCTGGAAGACCTCCTTAATAACTCATATGAGACTTCATTCAGAAGGAAAACGTTTCAGCTGTTCGGTTTGTGAAAAATTGTTTCAACGGAGAGGAGATTTTGTGAGGCACATGAGAGtccacactggagagaaacccTTCAGTTGTTCTCTCTGTGGTAGAAGATTCACCCACAGTTCACATTTGACCACACATTTAAGAGttcatacaggagaaaaacctTTCACATGCTCAATTTGTAAAGcatgtttcagtttcagaagCAATTTGTCCACACACATGAGAATGCATACtggggagaaaccatttagttgttcagtttgtggtaaaagatACCCCGGGAAGAACTCCTTAAATACTCATATGAGACTTCATTCAGAAGGAAAACgtttcagctgctcagtttgtaaaaaaacatttccatggAGAGCAGAAGCTGTGGtgcacatgagaatccacacaggggagaaacccttcagttgttctgtctgtggtaaaaGATTCGCACAAAGCTCAAATTTGACCTCACATTTACGAGttcatacaggagaaaaacctTTCACATGCTCAATTTGTAAAGCAAGTTTCAGTCTCAGAAGCAATTTGTCCaaacacatgagaatccacactgGGGAGAAACCGTTTAGGTGTTCAGTTTGTGATAAAAGTTTCAAACTGCTTCATACATTAAAAAACCATAAGTGTGCTGGTGAGAGCAGCgaaagtaaatga